One genomic segment of [Phormidium] sp. ETS-05 includes these proteins:
- a CDS encoding lipopolysaccharide assembly protein LapB: protein MSEKRNRWFVNLVMALGLIAFLGLGAAPIIKGVVEAAANNPPSTPDAAQISQKSEKEQLEATAKGYEMVLQREPENKTALRGLLETRLKLNDLPGSILALEKLVKLEPQETDYAVLLAQAKQQTGDREGSAATYRQILKSQPGNIKALQGMVNLLQEQKQPETAIGLLQDTLKVAPQTNEIQPGSINIVSVQMILAEVYTNEQRYEEAIAVYDEAIKTDAKDFRPFLGKALILQRQGKGDEATKLFATATELSPPRYRDQIKQLASTPTPTPTPTATPSP from the coding sequence GTGTCAGAAAAACGCAATCGTTGGTTTGTTAACTTGGTGATGGCCTTGGGGCTAATCGCTTTTCTGGGGTTAGGAGCGGCTCCGATTATTAAGGGAGTGGTAGAGGCGGCGGCGAATAATCCCCCGTCCACCCCGGATGCGGCCCAGATATCCCAAAAGTCGGAAAAGGAGCAGCTAGAAGCCACTGCCAAAGGTTATGAAATGGTTTTGCAGCGGGAACCGGAAAATAAAACGGCTCTGCGGGGACTGTTGGAAACCAGGCTGAAATTAAATGATTTGCCAGGGAGCATCCTGGCTCTGGAAAAGCTGGTGAAGCTGGAGCCCCAGGAAACTGATTATGCGGTGTTGCTGGCACAAGCGAAGCAGCAAACGGGCGATCGCGAAGGGTCGGCGGCGACTTATCGACAAATTCTCAAATCCCAACCGGGGAATATTAAGGCTTTGCAAGGGATGGTGAACCTGCTGCAGGAACAGAAGCAACCGGAAACCGCGATCGGACTGCTGCAAGACACCCTCAAGGTAGCCCCCCAAACTAATGAAATTCAGCCCGGAAGCATCAATATTGTTTCTGTGCAGATGATTTTGGCGGAAGTTTACACCAATGAGCAACGCTATGAAGAGGCGATCGCGGTGTACGACGAAGCCATCAAAACCGACGCCAAAGACTTTCGCCCCTTCTTGGGCAAAGCTCTGATTCTGCAACGTCAAGGCAAAGGCGATGAAGCCACCAAGCTATTCGCCACCGCCACCGAACTATCCCCCCCCCGGTATCGCGACCAAATCAAACAGCTCGCTTCTACTCCCACTCCTACTCCTACTCCTACGGCTACACCATCACCCTAG
- a CDS encoding GAF domain-containing protein yields the protein MTSSKENTQELQRQLDREVLQHRITNRIRQSLDLQEILTATVAEIRSFLATDRVMVYRFHPDSSGEVIAESIYQNRLPSLIGLNFPADDIPPEARERFVKQRVRSIVDVRGGTIGLSAVDHAADVAQSSPIYYRLLDSCHATYLTAMGVNSSLVVPILHQKKLWGLLVSHNVEPRRFSEEDLQLVQQVADQVSIAISQSTLLTLARERQHREATVNRIAALLHARPTIELQAALEATVEAMNAIGGRLYLSADEVYQRLGQNQNQPPLSQGEQSQRELFTCGTQPQAIAPGNVTILEDHPLWREWMENVAAGNGDNGTVVAISDLYKSVAFVRLCSAFRNTPIRGLLVVPLFYRQKFLGTLSVFRAEMETERLWAGRFDTNLKQLMPRQSFEAWRELKKGQTQAWTSGEIQMAEAIGDHLAMAIEQYFLYKQVRQLNANLEQQVQQRTAELRKSLEQTRVLGQILEQIRSTLDKEGILQTIVREVRSLLHTDRVAIYQFAPDGGGVVTVEDRGSNWPSSLGITAEEFPSHSRRFYASGQVRIMNHVAEEILAPCHRSLLESLQVKACLIVPIRYGQSPGVNLSPSPQGPLPQGERGEEPHTLWGLLIVHHCGEPRGWQPLEIDFLQHLASQAAIAIQQAELYEQSKTTAQLATDKAKQLAAALEELQEAQTHLIQSEKMSALGQLVAGIAHEINNPVNFIYGNLLHASEYTDDLLDLIKLYRNRYLQPSLEIQDKIDEIDFDFLIEDLPKMLASMKVGAERIRQIVLSLRNFSRIEQTEMKAVDIHDGIDSTLMILHHRLKAKPDRPAIQIVTKYGNLPLVECYAGQLNQVFMNVLSNAIDALEEFDRLRKTADSEAPPSQITIKTELIASESDDATTTATNLMTPFVRIKISDNGPGIPPSVRDRIFEPFFTTKEIGKGTGMGLSISHQIVVEKHGGNFMCLSEPGQGTDFLIELPLNQSQVSPLSEVH from the coding sequence ATGACCAGCAGTAAAGAAAATACGCAAGAGTTGCAACGGCAACTAGACCGGGAAGTGTTGCAACACCGCATTACCAACCGGATTCGTCAATCCTTGGATTTGCAGGAGATTTTGACAGCGACAGTAGCGGAAATCCGGTCGTTTTTGGCCACAGATAGGGTGATGGTCTATCGGTTTCACCCGGATAGCAGTGGGGAAGTGATTGCTGAGTCGATTTATCAAAATCGCCTCCCCTCCCTGATCGGCCTGAATTTTCCCGCCGATGATATTCCGCCGGAGGCAAGAGAGCGGTTTGTGAAGCAGAGAGTCCGATCGATTGTGGACGTGCGGGGAGGGACGATCGGCTTGAGTGCCGTGGATCATGCCGCAGACGTGGCACAAAGCAGTCCCATCTATTACCGGTTACTAGATTCCTGTCACGCCACCTACCTCACGGCAATGGGGGTCAATTCTTCCTTAGTAGTACCAATCCTGCACCAAAAGAAACTCTGGGGACTGCTTGTCTCCCACAATGTAGAACCGCGTAGGTTTTCTGAAGAAGACCTGCAGTTGGTGCAGCAAGTCGCCGATCAGGTGTCGATCGCCATTTCCCAGTCCACCCTCCTCACCCTAGCGCGGGAACGCCAGCACCGAGAGGCAACCGTTAACCGCATTGCCGCACTGCTGCACGCCAGACCCACCATAGAACTGCAAGCAGCTCTAGAAGCCACCGTGGAGGCGATGAATGCGATCGGGGGGCGGCTGTACCTCAGCGCCGATGAAGTTTATCAACGCCTCGGACAAAATCAGAACCAACCCCCCCTTAGTCAGGGGGAGCAAAGCCAAAGGGAGCTGTTTACCTGCGGTACGCAACCCCAGGCTATAGCTCCAGGAAATGTCACCATCCTAGAAGACCATCCCCTCTGGCGGGAATGGATGGAAAATGTGGCCGCAGGGAATGGGGATAATGGCACAGTTGTGGCGATATCCGATTTATATAAATCAGTAGCATTCGTGCGGCTGTGCAGTGCTTTCAGAAATACTCCGATTCGGGGATTATTGGTAGTACCCCTGTTTTACCGGCAAAAGTTCTTAGGTACTCTCAGCGTTTTCCGAGCAGAAATGGAAACGGAGCGGTTGTGGGCGGGACGTTTTGATACGAATTTGAAACAACTGATGCCCCGACAGTCTTTTGAGGCATGGCGGGAGCTGAAAAAGGGACAGACACAAGCCTGGACCAGCGGAGAAATTCAGATGGCCGAAGCGATCGGCGACCATTTAGCAATGGCGATCGAGCAATATTTCCTCTACAAGCAAGTGCGCCAACTCAATGCCAATCTCGAGCAGCAAGTACAACAGCGCACAGCCGAGCTGCGAAAGTCCTTAGAACAAACCAGGGTACTTGGTCAAATCCTCGAGCAAATCCGCAGCACCCTGGATAAAGAGGGGATTTTGCAAACCATCGTCCGGGAAGTGCGTTCCCTACTCCACACAGACCGAGTAGCCATTTACCAATTTGCTCCTGACGGCGGTGGCGTGGTGACGGTGGAAGACCGGGGGTCCAATTGGCCTTCTAGTTTGGGCATCACCGCCGAAGAATTTCCCAGCCACTCTCGCCGCTTCTATGCTAGTGGTCAGGTACGGATAATGAATCATGTGGCTGAAGAAATCCTGGCGCCCTGTCACCGTTCTTTGCTAGAAAGTCTCCAGGTGAAGGCTTGCCTAATTGTACCCATCCGCTATGGTCAATCTCCGGGGGTGAACTTGTCCCCCTCACCCCAAGGCCCTCTCCCACAAGGGGAGAGGGGTGAGGAGCCTCATACCTTGTGGGGGTTGCTGATTGTCCACCATTGCGGCGAACCAAGAGGATGGCAGCCTTTGGAAATAGACTTTTTGCAACATTTGGCATCTCAAGCCGCGATCGCCATTCAGCAAGCCGAACTCTACGAACAAAGCAAAACCACTGCTCAACTTGCCACGGACAAAGCCAAACAGCTCGCTGCCGCTCTCGAAGAGTTGCAGGAAGCGCAAACCCACCTGATCCAAAGCGAGAAAATGTCTGCCCTCGGGCAGCTCGTAGCTGGTATCGCCCATGAAATCAACAACCCCGTCAATTTCATCTATGGCAACTTGCTCCACGCCAGCGAATACACCGACGATTTGCTAGATTTAATCAAACTTTACCGAAATCGCTATCTCCAGCCCAGCCTAGAAATCCAAGACAAAATTGATGAGATTGATTTTGACTTTCTCATCGAAGATTTGCCCAAAATGCTGGCTTCTATGAAAGTAGGAGCAGAACGCATCCGGCAAATCGTCCTTTCCCTGCGCAATTTCTCCCGCATCGAGCAAACAGAGATGAAGGCGGTGGATATCCATGATGGGATTGATAGCACTTTGATGATTTTACACCATCGCTTGAAAGCTAAGCCCGATCGTCCGGCTATTCAAATCGTGACTAAATACGGTAATCTGCCCCTGGTGGAGTGCTATGCAGGTCAGCTCAATCAAGTGTTTATGAATGTACTTAGCAATGCCATCGATGCTCTTGAAGAGTTCGATCGCCTCCGCAAAACCGCCGATAGCGAAGCTCCTCCTAGCCAGATTACCATCAAAACCGAATTGATAGCATCAGAATCAGACGATGCTACAACTACAGCAACCAACCTGATGACACCTTTCGTGCGCATTAAAATTTCTGATAACGGTCCTGGTATTCCCCCCAGCGTCCGCGACCGGATTTTTGAACCATTTTTTACCACCAAAGAAATTGGTAAAGGCACGGGTATGGGATTATCTATCAGTCACCAGATTGTCGTAGAAAAGCACGGCGGGAATTTTATGTGTTTATCAGAACCAGGTCAGGGAACCGATTTTTTAATCGAACTTCCCTTAAATCAATCACAAGTATCTCCCCTCAGCGAAGTCCATTAA
- a CDS encoding DUF6825 family protein, with product MNPIVKSFFIGRALAEMLGEQVEKALTNALSEFGKFDAEQRENLRQFIEEALARAEREASMTESNQPYGSNSGGVSESAELQETIDELRAEIAQLRTELQRYRSRTA from the coding sequence ATGAATCCCATAGTAAAATCCTTTTTCATCGGCAGAGCCCTGGCGGAAATGCTGGGGGAGCAAGTGGAAAAAGCCCTAACCAATGCACTGAGCGAGTTCGGGAAATTTGATGCCGAGCAGCGGGAGAACCTGCGCCAATTTATTGAAGAAGCTTTGGCACGGGCGGAGCGGGAAGCGAGTATGACAGAAAGCAACCAGCCGTATGGCTCTAATTCTGGGGGAGTCTCAGAATCCGCCGAATTGCAAGAAACGATCGACGAACTGCGGGCGGAGATTGCCCAACTCAGAACCGAGTTGCAGCGCTATCGCAGTCGCACCGCGTAA
- a CDS encoding thioredoxin family protein, giving the protein MENTNSVIGTHAPDFELPGIDQSSGNQMVQVYHLGRYLAEERAVCAVFMSNQCPYVRQYMERLKQIQADFEGQGATLIGINPNDAAVDPKEDLERMKTFAAEQQLNFPYLRDANQDVARTFGASKTPEVFLLDKQGIICYHGAIDDNANNPTAVTTSYLRQALAEILAGQAISVSQTGVVGTPLKWRHSEH; this is encoded by the coding sequence ATGGAAAATACCAATTCCGTCATCGGCACTCACGCACCAGATTTTGAATTGCCCGGAATTGACCAAAGCTCTGGGAACCAGATGGTGCAGGTGTATCACCTAGGTCGCTATCTGGCAGAAGAGCGGGCAGTATGTGCGGTGTTTATGAGCAATCAATGTCCTTATGTGCGTCAGTACATGGAGCGACTAAAGCAAATCCAAGCGGATTTTGAGGGGCAAGGAGCTACTCTGATTGGGATTAACCCCAATGATGCGGCGGTGGACCCCAAGGAGGACTTGGAGAGGATGAAAACCTTTGCCGCCGAACAGCAACTGAATTTTCCCTACTTGCGGGATGCGAACCAAGATGTGGCCCGCACCTTTGGCGCATCGAAGACGCCGGAGGTGTTTTTGCTCGACAAGCAGGGAATTATCTGCTATCACGGGGCGATCGACGATAATGCCAACAACCCCACAGCAGTGACCACATCTTATTTGCGGCAGGCGTTGGCGGAAATACTGGCGGGGCAAGCCATTAGCGTCAGCCAGACGGGAGTAGTGGGGACTCCGCTCAAGTGGCGGCACTCAGAACATTGA
- the accC gene encoding acetyl-CoA carboxylase biotin carboxylase subunit, giving the protein MTNTQFSKILIANRGEIALRILRTCEEMGIATVAVHSTIDRNALHVQLADEAVCIGEPASSKSYLNIPNIISAALTHNATAIHPGYGFLAENARFAEICADHQLVFIGPKPQAIVAMGDKSTAKKTMQKAKVPTVPGSEGLVASEAQARVLAEDIGYPVIIKATAGGGGRGMRLVRSEADMAKLFSAAQGEAQAAFGNPGLYIEKFIERPRHIEFQILADNYGNVIHLGERECSIQRRHQKLLEEAPSPAITPELRDRMGAAAVAAAKSINYTGAGTVEFLLDSSGEFYFMEMNTRIQVEHPVTEMISGIDLIAEQIRVAQGEKLRLTQEQVVLRGHAIECRINAEDPDRNFRPHPGRISAYLPPGGPGVRMDSHVYTDYEIPPYYDSLIGKLIVWGPDRPGAIARMRRALRECAITGLPTTIGFHQMIMETPEFIKGDVYTNFVEQLMANNS; this is encoded by the coding sequence ATGACCAATACGCAATTTTCCAAAATACTCATTGCCAACCGAGGGGAAATCGCTTTGCGGATCCTCCGCACCTGTGAGGAAATGGGGATTGCTACGGTTGCGGTCCACTCAACTATTGACCGAAATGCTTTGCACGTGCAGTTGGCGGATGAGGCGGTGTGCATCGGGGAACCGGCGAGCAGTAAGAGTTATCTCAATATCCCCAATATTATCTCGGCGGCTCTGACTCACAATGCCACGGCAATTCATCCTGGGTATGGTTTCTTGGCGGAAAATGCCCGGTTTGCGGAAATCTGCGCTGACCATCAACTGGTGTTTATCGGTCCTAAGCCACAGGCGATCGTGGCAATGGGGGATAAATCCACAGCCAAGAAAACGATGCAAAAGGCCAAAGTGCCCACAGTCCCTGGGAGCGAGGGTTTGGTCGCATCAGAGGCCCAGGCGCGGGTACTGGCGGAAGATATCGGCTATCCTGTCATTATCAAGGCGACTGCTGGTGGTGGCGGACGGGGAATGCGTTTGGTGCGTTCTGAAGCTGATATGGCCAAGCTGTTTAGTGCGGCTCAAGGTGAGGCGCAAGCGGCTTTTGGCAACCCCGGATTATATATAGAAAAATTTATCGAGCGCCCCCGTCACATTGAATTCCAAATCCTGGCGGATAATTACGGGAATGTGATTCACTTGGGCGAGCGGGAATGTTCGATTCAGCGGCGACACCAAAAATTATTGGAAGAGGCCCCTAGTCCGGCTATTACCCCCGAATTGCGCGATCGCATGGGGGCAGCGGCGGTGGCGGCAGCAAAATCAATTAATTACACTGGGGCGGGAACGGTAGAGTTTCTCTTGGATAGTTCCGGGGAGTTCTATTTTATGGAAATGAACACCCGCATTCAGGTGGAGCATCCGGTAACGGAAATGATTTCTGGGATTGATTTGATTGCGGAACAGATCCGCGTCGCTCAAGGGGAAAAACTACGGTTGACTCAGGAGCAAGTGGTATTGCGGGGTCACGCGATCGAATGTCGCATCAACGCCGAAGACCCCGATCGCAACTTCCGCCCCCATCCCGGTCGCATCAGTGCTTATCTCCCCCCCGGTGGTCCCGGCGTTCGCATGGATTCCCATGTTTACACCGATTATGAGATTCCCCCTTACTACGACTCCTTAATCGGTAAATTGATTGTTTGGGGACCCGACCGCCCAGGGGCGATCGCTCGCATGAGACGCGCCCTCCGGGAATGTGCTATCACCGGTTTACCCACCACGATCGGCTTCCATCAAATGATTATGGAAACCCCCGAATTTATCAAAGGCGATGTTTACACCAACTTCGTGGAACAGTTGATGGCGAATAACTCTTAG
- the pyrH gene encoding UMP kinase yields the protein MGIVYSRILLKLSGEALMGNLGYGIDPGVVQGIAQQVADVVASGVQVAIVVGGGNIFRGVKAASAGMDRATADYVGMIATVMNAITLQDALEQAGVPTRVQTAIAMQEVAEPYIRRRAIRHLEKKRVVIFGAGSGNPFFTTDTTAALRAAEINAEVIFKATKVDGVYDSDPQVNPNARRYQSLTYGHVLSQDLRVMDSTAIALCKENNIPIIVFDLSVADNIRRAVLGEKIGTIVGGSCEII from the coding sequence ATGGGCATAGTTTACAGCCGGATTTTGCTGAAGCTGAGCGGTGAAGCCCTGATGGGCAATCTGGGTTACGGAATTGACCCAGGAGTAGTTCAGGGTATAGCGCAACAAGTGGCAGATGTAGTGGCCAGTGGCGTACAGGTGGCGATCGTCGTAGGAGGAGGGAATATCTTTCGGGGGGTGAAAGCCGCCTCAGCGGGGATGGATCGGGCGACGGCGGATTACGTGGGGATGATTGCCACGGTGATGAATGCCATAACCCTACAGGATGCCCTAGAACAAGCTGGGGTGCCCACGCGAGTGCAGACGGCGATCGCCATGCAGGAAGTGGCGGAACCTTATATCCGCCGCCGCGCCATTCGCCACCTGGAGAAAAAACGAGTGGTAATTTTCGGAGCCGGTTCAGGAAATCCTTTCTTTACCACCGATACCACAGCGGCTCTGCGAGCAGCGGAAATCAATGCGGAGGTGATTTTCAAGGCGACCAAGGTAGATGGGGTGTATGATAGCGACCCCCAAGTAAATCCCAATGCTAGACGCTACCAAAGCCTAACTTATGGACATGTTTTAAGCCAAGATTTACGGGTGATGGATAGCACGGCGATCGCCTTGTGCAAAGAAAACAATATCCCGATTATAGTCTTTGACCTGTCGGTTGCTGATAATATCCGCCGTGCAGTCTTAGGAGAAAAAATAGGAACGATTGTGGGAGGCTCTTGTGAAATTATCTGA
- a CDS encoding geranylgeranyl reductase family protein, translated as MYDCIIVGAGPAGGTAAYHLAKRGRSVLVLEKESLPRYKPCGGGVSPAIAQWFDFDFSPAISLKINKIRYTWQMEDPVEAKVKTAEPIWMVRRDIFDHFLVQQAQKQGAELRDGTPVTSIEFKNDAWQVNTSGKPVVGRYLIAADGSHGPMAKWLGFKERKRRMAGALEVEIPNHNQNSPINFDFGLVKNGYIWNFPKADGYSLGIGTFVGGGTQDLKGILAKYAESFGLNVNNGKEYGHALALWDGDFQLHTQNAVLAGEAACVVDPFTAEGIRPSIFSGMKAAEAIDKALAGQSDALAGYTQVMTEEWGSDMVWAQRLAGAFYRFPGIGYKLGVKRPTASQRMAEILCGELRYSEIANHAIKRLSSGLIPGRG; from the coding sequence ATGTACGATTGCATCATTGTGGGGGCAGGCCCCGCAGGCGGCACCGCCGCCTACCACTTGGCAAAACGAGGGCGATCGGTTTTAGTCCTGGAAAAAGAATCACTACCCCGATACAAACCCTGTGGCGGCGGTGTCTCACCAGCGATCGCCCAATGGTTTGATTTCGACTTCAGCCCCGCCATTTCCCTAAAAATCAACAAAATCCGCTACACCTGGCAAATGGAAGACCCGGTGGAAGCCAAAGTGAAAACCGCCGAACCCATCTGGATGGTACGCCGGGATATCTTCGATCACTTTCTCGTCCAACAGGCCCAAAAACAAGGCGCCGAACTGCGCGACGGCACCCCCGTCACCAGCATTGAATTCAAAAACGACGCTTGGCAAGTCAACACCAGCGGCAAACCCGTAGTGGGTCGCTATCTCATCGCCGCCGACGGCTCTCACGGACCGATGGCCAAATGGCTCGGTTTCAAAGAACGTAAGCGGCGGATGGCTGGAGCCCTAGAAGTAGAAATCCCCAATCATAACCAAAATTCCCCCATTAACTTTGACTTTGGTTTAGTCAAAAACGGTTATATCTGGAATTTTCCCAAAGCAGACGGTTACTCCCTTGGTATCGGCACCTTCGTCGGCGGCGGCACCCAAGACCTGAAAGGCATTTTAGCCAAATACGCCGAAAGTTTCGGCTTAAACGTGAACAACGGCAAAGAATACGGCCACGCCTTGGCCCTGTGGGATGGTGATTTCCAGCTCCACACCCAAAATGCCGTTTTAGCCGGAGAAGCCGCCTGTGTCGTAGATCCCTTTACCGCTGAAGGGATTCGCCCCTCGATTTTCAGCGGGATGAAAGCCGCCGAAGCCATAGATAAGGCACTGGCTGGTCAAAGCGATGCTCTGGCTGGATACACCCAAGTAATGACCGAAGAGTGGGGTAGCGATATGGTATGGGCGCAACGCCTAGCCGGAGCCTTCTACCGCTTTCCCGGCATCGGTTATAAACTCGGGGTTAAGAGACCCACAGCTAGCCAGCGGATGGCAGAGATTCTCTGTGGCGAACTCCGTTACAGCGAAATTGCTAACCATGCCATTAAACGTCTCAGTAGCGGTCTTATCCCCGGTAGAGGCTAA
- the frr gene encoding ribosome recycling factor: MKLSEVEGHMQKAVEATQRSFNTIRTGRANASLLDRIVVDYYGAETPLKSLASINTPDATTIAIQPYDRTTLNAIEKAISLSDVGLTPNNDGSTIRLNIPPLTAERRQEFVKMAGKYAEEQKVSIRNIRRDAIESLRKQEKKGEISEDESRNLQDEVQKLTDKYTEKIEKLLAEKEKDIKTI, encoded by the coding sequence GTGAAATTATCTGAAGTTGAAGGCCATATGCAAAAAGCTGTGGAAGCAACACAGCGCTCATTTAATACCATTCGCACCGGTCGAGCTAATGCGTCACTTTTGGACAGAATTGTAGTGGATTACTACGGCGCCGAAACGCCGCTGAAATCCCTGGCCAGCATCAACACGCCCGATGCCACGACGATCGCGATTCAACCATACGATCGCACCACCCTAAACGCGATCGAAAAAGCCATCTCCCTATCGGATGTAGGCTTAACCCCCAACAACGACGGCAGCACGATTCGGTTAAACATCCCCCCCCTAACGGCAGAACGTCGCCAAGAGTTTGTCAAAATGGCTGGCAAATATGCCGAAGAGCAAAAAGTCTCCATTCGGAACATCCGCCGGGATGCCATTGAATCCTTGCGCAAACAGGAGAAAAAAGGAGAAATCTCCGAAGATGAATCCCGCAATCTCCAAGATGAGGTGCAAAAGCTGACGGATAAATACACCGAAAAAATCGAGAAATTGCTCGCCGAAAAAGAGAAAGATATTAAAACCATCTAA
- a CDS encoding AarF/ABC1/UbiB kinase family protein: MSLTVSGGVNYKTYSWNSPNYSTLKRRIGIWRRVFRFVAELWLNSKPWSYKEGYTEANRAARRRRQAIWIREAMLDLGPTFIKLGQLFSTRSDLFPAEYVEELSKLQDKVPAFPYEQVEPIVREDFGKHISELYRSFDPIPLAAASLGQVHKAQLLSGEEVVVKVQRPGLKRLFDIDLGIAKTIAQYFQNHPRWGRGRDWLGIYDECYKILYEEIDYLKEGRNADSFRRNFRGLQWVRVPKVYWRYTGSRVLTLEYIPGIKISHYEALEAAGLNRRDLANKGAEAYLRQLLNHGFFHADPHPGNIAVAPDGALIFYDFGMMGRIRSDIRERLLDLFFGVAQKSADKVVEALIQLGALVPTDDLGPVRRSIQYILDNLMDQPFENQSVAAISDDLYEIAYDQPFRFPATFTFVMRAFSTLEGVGKGLDPEFNFMEVAKPFALQIMANGNGTEGNSFLDQLGRQAAQVSSTALGLPQRIEDTIEKLERGDIRLRVRASETDRLLRRMSNLQMGTNLALLASAFTLSATILLVNNWWRLAVVVGLVAVLLAGALIRLMMRLERMDKRF, translated from the coding sequence CTGTCCCTCACCGTCAGCGGCGGTGTTAATTACAAGACTTATAGCTGGAATAGCCCCAACTACTCCACCCTGAAACGTCGGATTGGCATCTGGCGACGGGTGTTTAGATTTGTGGCGGAACTGTGGTTAAACAGCAAGCCTTGGAGCTACAAGGAGGGATATACCGAAGCCAACCGCGCCGCCAGACGCCGCCGCCAAGCTATCTGGATCCGGGAGGCGATGCTGGATTTGGGCCCGACTTTTATTAAGCTGGGTCAGCTATTCTCCACTCGATCGGATCTGTTCCCGGCGGAATATGTGGAGGAACTTTCTAAGCTGCAAGATAAAGTCCCGGCTTTTCCTTATGAGCAGGTAGAGCCGATCGTCCGGGAAGATTTTGGCAAGCACATCAGCGAACTTTACCGCAGTTTTGACCCCATCCCCCTAGCGGCGGCGAGTTTGGGTCAGGTTCACAAAGCCCAGCTCCTCTCTGGGGAAGAGGTGGTGGTGAAGGTGCAAAGACCCGGGCTGAAACGGTTGTTTGATATTGACTTGGGAATCGCCAAAACGATCGCCCAATACTTTCAAAACCATCCCCGCTGGGGTCGCGGTCGCGACTGGCTCGGCATCTACGATGAATGCTACAAGATTCTCTACGAAGAAATCGACTACCTCAAAGAAGGACGTAACGCCGACTCGTTCCGTCGTAACTTTCGCGGGCTCCAGTGGGTGCGCGTGCCCAAAGTTTATTGGCGCTACACTGGGTCCCGGGTTTTGACTCTGGAATACATCCCTGGTATCAAAATCAGCCATTACGAAGCTCTAGAAGCCGCCGGACTCAACCGCCGGGACTTAGCCAACAAAGGAGCTGAAGCCTATTTGCGTCAGCTCCTCAACCACGGCTTTTTCCACGCCGACCCCCACCCCGGCAACATTGCTGTGGCTCCAGATGGTGCCCTCATCTTCTACGATTTCGGCATGATGGGACGCATTCGCAGCGACATCCGGGAACGGCTGCTCGACCTGTTTTTCGGCGTCGCCCAAAAAAGTGCTGACAAGGTAGTAGAGGCTTTGATCCAATTAGGCGCCCTCGTCCCCACAGACGACCTCGGCCCGGTGCGCCGCTCCATCCAGTATATTCTGGACAACTTGATGGACCAACCCTTCGAGAACCAGTCGGTGGCTGCCATCAGCGATGACCTTTATGAGATTGCTTATGACCAGCCATTTCGCTTCCCCGCTACTTTTACCTTCGTGATGCGGGCTTTCTCCACTCTGGAAGGGGTGGGCAAGGGCCTGGATCCGGAGTTTAACTTTATGGAAGTCGCTAAACCATTTGCACTACAAATCATGGCTAATGGAAATGGAACCGAAGGGAACAGCTTTTTGGACCAGCTCGGACGCCAAGCTGCCCAAGTCAGCAGCACCGCTTTAGGTCTGCCTCAGCGGATTGAGGATACTATAGAAAAATTGGAGCGGGGTGATATCCGCCTCCGGGTGCGGGCTTCTGAAACCGATCGCCTCCTGCGGCGGATGAGCAACCTGCAAATGGGCACGAACTTAGCCCTCCTAGCAAGCGCTTTCACCCTCTCAGCCACAATTTTGCTGGTTAACAATTGGTGGCGGCTGGCGGTAGTGGTGGGTTTAGTGGCAGTTTTACTCGCCGGAGCGCTGATCCGATTGATGATGCGCCTAGAGCGGATGGATAAAAGGTTCTGA
- a CDS encoding NADAR family protein, giving the protein MTIYFYKVEEPYGCFSNFSPHGINLGGKDWPTVEHYYQAQKFLGTPDEPLVEVIRQVKTPEEAAALGRDSARTVRSDWEDVKLQVMREAVFAKFLTHPHLQEQLHATGSELIVENSPTDYYWGCGVDHTGQNHLGKILMEVRQTTRR; this is encoded by the coding sequence ATGACGATTTACTTTTATAAGGTAGAAGAGCCTTACGGCTGTTTTTCTAATTTCTCTCCCCACGGGATTAACTTAGGGGGTAAGGATTGGCCCACCGTAGAACATTATTATCAGGCGCAAAAGTTTTTGGGCACCCCGGACGAACCGCTGGTGGAGGTGATTCGCCAAGTCAAAACCCCGGAAGAGGCAGCAGCATTGGGGCGGGATTCGGCGCGGACGGTGCGATCGGACTGGGAGGATGTGAAGCTACAGGTAATGCGCGAAGCGGTATTCGCCAAATTTCTCACTCATCCCCACTTGCAAGAGCAATTGCACGCCACTGGGAGTGAATTAATTGTGGAAAACTCCCCTACAGATTATTACTGGGGTTGCGGTGTGGACCACACCGGTCAGAATCATCTGGGCAAAATTCTGATGGAAGTGCGCCAAACTACCAGGAGATAA